In the genome of Curtobacterium sp. MCLR17_036, the window TGCGGGCCGCACGCGCCTCGTCACGCTGCTTCTGGGCGGCGACCTGCGCGATGCCCTCTTCGGCGCGGAGGACCTTCGTGCGGAGCACGGCCTCGGAGAGACCGAGCTGACGGTCCAGCTCCTTGGCGGCCTCGGGGGTCGACGTGAAGTCGACGACGGCGTAGATGCCCTCGGACTTCTTGGCGATCTCGTAGGCGAGCCGGCGACGGCCCCAGACGTCCACGTTGTCGACGGTGCCACCGTCGTTGCGGATCACGGCCAGGAACTTGTCCAGGCTCGGAGCGACGGTGCGCTCGTCGATCTCGGGGTCGAGGATCGCCATCAGTTCGTACTGGTGCATGCGGAACCCACCTCCTCTGGTCTCAGCGGCCCCGGGCAGTTCCCGGGACAGGAGGGTTGATGCATGTGTACCGGTGCGCAGGAGCGCGGGCACAACCCCGCAAGCTTAGCGGACTGCCTGGAGGCGCGCCACCGGCCTGTGGGTCGGCTCGCGGAACCAGGTTCCGGACACCACACCGTGGAATCGCGCGGTTCGGAGTCCGGAACCTGGTTCCGGAGACTGCGGGCGAGCCCGTCAGCCGGCGTCGCGGGCCGCCCACCAGGCGCGGAGGCGGGCCTCGGCCACGTCCGCACCGAGCGGGCCGTCGTCCATCCGGGCCTCGAGCAGGAACCGGTACGCGTCACCGACGGCACGGCCCGGCGGGATGTCGAGGATCCGCATGATGTCGTCGCCGGTCAGGTCGGGACGCATCGCGTCGAGCTCCTCCTGTTCGGCGAGCACCGCGATCCGTGCCTCGAGGTCGTCGTAGGCGAAGGCCAGGCGGTCGGCCTTGCGGCGGTTGCGGGTGGTGACGTCGGAGCGGGTGAGCTCGTGCAGCCGTTCGAGCTGCGGGCCGGCGTCGCGGACGTAGCGGCGCACGGCGGAGTCGGTCCAGGCGCCCTCGGTGTACCCGAAGAAGCGCAGGTGCAGCTCGATCAACCGTGACACCGCGGCGATCGTGTCGTTGTCGAAGCGCAGGGCCCGCAGCCGCTTCTTCGCGAGCTTCGAGCCGACGAGGTCGTGGTGGTGAAAGCTCACGGCGCCGCCGGGTTCGAGCTTGCGCGTCGCGGGCTTGCCGATGTCGTGGAGCAGGGCGGCCAGGCGGAGCACGGTGTCCGGGGGGTCGTCGGCGTGCCGCTCGGCCTCGTGGCCGATGGCCTGCTCGAGCACCGTCAGGGAGTGCTCGTAGACGTCCTTGTGGTGGTGGTGCTCGTCGATCTCGAGCCGCATCTCGGGCAGCTCGGGCAGGACCCGCTCGGCGAGGCCGGTGTCCACGAGCAGGCGGATGCCGGGCACCGGGTCGCCCGTGTTCAGCAGCTTGACGAGCTCGTCGCGCACCCGCTCGGCGGACACGATGTCGATGGAGTCGACGAGGTCGTGCATGGCGGCGCGGACGTCGTCGTCGACGGTGAACCCGAGCTGCGCCGTGAACCGCGCCGCACGCATCATCCGGAGCGGGTCGTCGCGGAACGACACGACGGCGGCCTGCGGGGTGCGCAGGCGCGCGGCCAACAGGTCCTCGACGCCGCCGTGCACGTCGACGAGCTCGCGGGCCGGCAGCCGCAGCGCCATGGCGTTCACGGTGAAGTCGCGGCGCAGCAGGTCGTCCTGGATGGTGTCGCCGAACGCGACCTCGGGCTTGCGGGTCTCGCCGTCGTAGACGTCGCTGCGGTACGTCGTGATCTCGACCTGCTCGCCCCGCACGAGGGCGGCGATGGTGCCGAACTGCCGCCCGACGTCCCACGTGGTGGTCGCGATCGGTTCGACGACCGCCAGGATCTGGTCGGGACGGGCGTCGGTCGTGAAGTCGAGGTCGGTCACGGGGCGACCGAGGAACGCGTCGCGCACGGGGCCGCCGACGAGCGCCAGCTCGTGCCCGGCGTCGGCGAACACCCGAGCGAGGAGGGCGACGGGCTCGGTGGCGGCGAGTGCGTCGAGTCGTTCGACGGCCTGGGCAACGGACTGCATGACGGTCCTCATCCTCCCAGATCGAGGCCAGGAGTTCTCCACCGGTCCCGCGCGCACGGGCTGTGTTCATCGTCGCCCCTCGTACACTCGTGCTCGGCCCGCACCGACCCCGTGGCCCGCTCTCTCGTATGCAGATCCTCCGCACCACGCTCGCCGCAGCCGCGTCGACCCTCGTCGCGCTCGGCC includes:
- a CDS encoding CCA tRNA nucleotidyltransferase, with protein sequence MQSVAQAVERLDALAATEPVALLARVFADAGHELALVGGPVRDAFLGRPVTDLDFTTDARPDQILAVVEPIATTTWDVGRQFGTIAALVRGEQVEITTYRSDVYDGETRKPEVAFGDTIQDDLLRRDFTVNAMALRLPARELVDVHGGVEDLLAARLRTPQAAVVSFRDDPLRMMRAARFTAQLGFTVDDDVRAAMHDLVDSIDIVSAERVRDELVKLLNTGDPVPGIRLLVDTGLAERVLPELPEMRLEIDEHHHHKDVYEHSLTVLEQAIGHEAERHADDPPDTVLRLAALLHDIGKPATRKLEPGGAVSFHHHDLVGSKLAKKRLRALRFDNDTIAAVSRLIELHLRFFGYTEGAWTDSAVRRYVRDAGPQLERLHELTRSDVTTRNRRKADRLAFAYDDLEARIAVLAEQEELDAMRPDLTGDDIMRILDIPPGRAVGDAYRFLLEARMDDGPLGADVAEARLRAWWAARDAG
- the rpsF gene encoding 30S ribosomal protein S6, translated to MHQYELMAILDPEIDERTVAPSLDKFLAVIRNDGGTVDNVDVWGRRRLAYEIAKKSEGIYAVVDFTSTPEAAKELDRQLGLSEAVLRTKVLRAEEGIAQVAAQKQRDEARAARKAANASQAATASAE